TATGGTAATTAAAATCACTTATGAAAGTCTTACGAATTTGAGAACTTCCAAATGGCCCTTCTGAGCTGCGAAGTGTAAGCATGTCATTCCATTTTTCGCAGGGCTGTGCACATTCGCTCCGTACTTCACCAAGAGTTTAACAATTTCCAAATGTCCTATAAAAGGCTAAAAACAATGAAAAGCGAAACCTTCGTAACATGCCAAGTGGAGTGGAGTCCTATAGTATAAAAGTGAATTAAGTGATgtttaaatattagtattttcatgattatttgtttttattaaaatacctATTAAATGAGTCTCTTTTATCTATAAAACCGGGATCTAATTTGAAACTTTCTTTTTTGGAATCACCTTCATCAACTGGTTTAGTCAgttctttattattttcatctgATTTTTGGCCTTCTATTAACCCTTCATCTTTTgataacacattttcatCCTTTTCCTTATTATCATCATCAGATTTGCTCTTTAgctttaaattttgtttataattGGTACTTAGTATTTTTTCTA
Above is a window of Theileria parva strain Muguga chromosome 2, complete sequence, whole genome shotgun sequence DNA encoding:
- the Tnks gene encoding Ankyrin repeats (3 copies) family protein translates to MSALHNLSRENNYTLLEKILSTNYKQNLKLKSKSDDDNKEKDENVLSKDEGLIEGQKSDENNKELTKPVDEGDSKKESFKLDPGFIDKRDSFNRTPLHLACYEGHLEIVKLLVKYGANVHSPAKNGMTCLHFAAQKGHLEVLKFLKKHGAKINSKTNSCMTPLHLAAMNENVDCALYLITKGAKQCYNKKGDLPLQLASEKVLEKLKEAMGDKFEKFKEDVSEKRVIHKETVKFYKKRK